The Elephas maximus indicus isolate mEleMax1 chromosome 6, mEleMax1 primary haplotype, whole genome shotgun sequence genomic sequence CCTCCCCCATTCAGTCTATTCTCTTGGCACTCACCCGGTGAGGCACAGGAGGGAAAGAGAATGGAAAgccccaccaccccccaccctggCCTGTACAACGCAAACCCTCAGTCTGGTGCTGGTTTTATGTGTCTCAGTGATGATGGAGGGTAGGGAAGAGAGAAACACCTGAGTAGTCGGGATACGTGGGCTTGGATCCCAACTCTGACATTTGCTTCCTGCCTGGCCCTGGATAGCTTTCAGTATcactttcctcatccataaaatgggataaTAGCCACCTCCCAGGGCTGCCTTTGAGATCCAGCGGGAGGCCACACGTGGGGTATCCGTCCTAGTGACTGGGTCACAGCCACCACTGAGTAAGCAGCACTTCCTTCTTCAGCTGGCTTTGCTTCGGAAGAGTTTGGGCCCAGGGTTCTCTTCAGAAGCAGGGGACGTGAACATGTATGCAGGGCTTGCTGGGGTAGAGGTTATCAAAGCTATGGGATGAGGGCTGTACCAACCCCCTTTGCCCTGAGGAAAGCTGAACAGTGTCCAGTTCCTGCTAGTGAAACTGTGGGCACTCCCTTCTGAGATGGTGGGTGCCCTCCACAAGGACATCACACACAGAGGGACCCTGAAGGGCTTAGTGAACCCCCTCAACTCCATTCTCTGCCCCGTCTGCTAAAACAGATGACAGATGTCTGTGATGTTCCTGGGGCCCGTGGGCAAGGTGTTCATTCAGGTACCAGCCACGTCTGTGTCTGTCATTAAGAGTTTATAACCAAGACCTATAACTGTCAGCGACAGTCATTATGGTGGCTGCTTGGAGCCGAAGCCAGCCACTGGGTGGAGAAATGGCCACCATGATAAACCCTGGCTATCTCCAGGCTCTGCTCTCTTACCAAGGGGATAGGGGGTTGGTAAAGGTGGAGTTGAGaagggtaaaaccaaaaaaaaaaaaccaaacccactgccgtcaaattgattccaacccatagtgaccctgtaagacagagtagagctgccccatagagtttccaaggagcgcctggtggatttgaactgccagcctcttggttagcagctgtagcacttaaccactacaccaccagggtttccttagaaggGTAAGGAGGGGTTCACCTACGCTAAAAGGGAGAGCTTCCAGGAAGCTGACAAACTCCCCTGGTAAAAAGGATCAAAAAGTCTTAGCAATCTGGATTCCCCCTACCTGGCGCCTCTCTTCAGCTATTTGACCATCACTTGAAGCCTACAGCCCACCCGCCAAGTTCAAGAACAAGGGTCCTAtgggggggagggatggaggggctGTTTCATAGAAGGTTAACGAATTTTGTTTCGATTCAAAAGTTTAAGTTTGGTGCTTAAATCATGGGGTGAAGATTTGACGCCTGTGGCTCCATCTGCTCGTTTTTTAGACAggagagaaaagagcaaagaCAGTGGAGTGGCAGCTGCCAAGGGCTGGGCCCTGAGTGCCCGAACCATTCTGCTTCCTGTGCAAGGCCCAAGTCCAGGTCACAGATGGCAGAAGACCCTGCAGGATGGGGGAGAAGCACACAGCTGGGccaggaaaaaaggaagggaacAAGCTGAAATCTAGGGCAGGTGGAGAGGAGCACCTGAAAGCTGAGGGCGGCAGGTTTCTCCGGTCATTTTGGGGGGTGCTGTGGGGCCTCAATTGTCTTAGGCTAGCTTCTAGCTCCCAGGCTACTCACAAGTCAGTGTGGGGAAGTGAGTAGGTTCAGAAACAACTACACCTACAGTGAAAAAGTGTCCTGTGctataaaaaacaaagacaaaccaaatctattgcatcaaattgattctgactcatggccaaaGGCCTAACTGGGGTCGGGGGAGGGGTTAGGTAGGCCATGTGCCCTGGGTATTGCATGTGTGCCCTGGGCGCCGCTGGAGGCAGGGCACCTGTTAGCAGTTTCTATCGGCCATCACGGTTTCCctcgccagctgtgagagatcattcagcaatttaacactaattgtCTTGGGCACTATTTTCTGTAGTTAGGTCCCTGCTCACGGTGATCCCATTGTTAGAGTACAGCTGCTCCTTAgagtattgccaggcctttcttccatggtgccgctgggtgggttcgaacaaccaatctttagtagttgagtgcaaactgcttgccacccagggaccttggttctattaaaaaaaaagcctaggcAATTTGCCGGAGAGGCTGATAGAGGGTGCTCTTTGTTTTCCACTGAGGGAAGCCACATGGACATGGACAAAATTTTATGTGTGAAGGGACCAGCCTCCCATGGCCTGAGCATGGGACAGGAAATGGCAGCAAGAGACAAGGCTGGAAACCAACAGGGGTTTGGTCCTGAAGCTCTAGAGGGTGGGACATTATTCAGTGGACGCTGATGGGTGGCAGGAATggagaagagggaaggagagggggcaAGTATCTTTGTAGCAGTCAATTGCCAGGACGCAGCACCTGGCAGCAGCTGACGAAGCACAGAGGTTTCCAGGCCTGGCAGAAGGTGAGGAGGCCGTGCTGGAAAAAGGGAGGCTAGAAGTGTGATTGGGAGCCAGGGTTGGCTTGGAACTCAGTGTGGGACATGGTGAGTTTGAGGTTGGGACAAAAGTAAAGGTTTATCTTagtcttttcctttccttgccctGAAATAGGGTCAGGAATGCTGAGATTCACCTGAATTCACCGCGGCTGCAGCAGCATCAGGACCCTGGACAGGCTAGTCTGCCAGCAGTCACGGTTTAGACATGGGACAAGAATGAAAATGTCCCAGCCAGCTGAGCTCCCTGGTCAATGCCAACGAGGGTTCTTCTGCCTACTGTGAGGGGGCACGCATCTTGCCCATTGTAATCTTTACGAAGATAAATTTGCCAGTTGGGGGGTTGAGGGCCAGTTGACCCAGAAGCAGCCCTGACCACTTGGCTGCCCGCTACCCTGGGCACcatccacagagtggctggcagaCAGGCTTACTCCTGGTTTGTGTATATCCCCTTTTCTTCTGTTCCCACAAACTCATGATCTTCCTTCCACTCCTCAACTGACAAACCGGGGCTGATGCTGCTGGTGTGGAGGTGGATATCACTCCATCAAACCTCTCGGCCTCTCTAGAAGCAGCCAGGTGAGCTCCGCCAGGCTGTCATTACTGACTTTGCCACACTTCCCTGACCACTTTATCCCTcactttctttatctgtaaaatggaataatgGGCTGGGGGTAGGGGAGAGCACTGCCCAGTGCCAAGCCCACACTCAGGCCGGGTGGCTTGGCTCCCCTCTAGAGGCTTGCTAGTGACCGGGGGAGGGGTCTGCAAGGACTGCCCTAGGATCAAAGGGGACCGGGCCTGCGGGCGGGGATAAGGACTGGGTATGACGGTGCCCGGGCGCAGGGCGTCTGGAGCGCAGGGCGGCCAGACTGGCGTACTCACCGCCGCCAGGGGTCGCTGCACTAACATCCCAGGCCGCTCCTGGAGCCGATCCGGTCCAGTTTGAGGCCGAAGCAGCCCTTGGACAAGCCCTTCTTGTTGCCTCCTTTGTATTTGCGCGCGTTGGGGTGCTCGTGCATAAGGCGAGGAGACCACGCTGCCCGCGCCTTGGTGTCCACGCGCAGGTCCCGGAGCAGTCGCGATCCGTCACCCTTGAGATTGGCGCCCCCGGGAGCTTTGTCGCCCTTTTTCTGACCGCCACCTGAAGCCTGGGTCTCGGTCACCTCCTCTCCCGGCGGGGTGCGTGGGGCCTGTCGGAGGAAAAGAGTAGGCAGGTGCAGGGAAGCGCGGTGGCTGCGCGGGGGCCTTTGCGGGGCCCGTGATGCTCTGGCCAGAAGCATCCGCCAGCGCGGTTTGTCACTTGTGATGCCGGACAGGTCTGCCCCTCATCCACCTGCCATGCGGCCACGGTTGTCCACCCTTCGGGGATCCCCTGCCCTTCCCTCCTTCGCCCTTCGCCCGTTGGCCACACTGGGTCCCGGGCTGCGCCTCTGTCAAAGTCTCCCGGAGCTGGGAAGTCCATCCTGAGTCCGGGCATCGAGGGCTTACGGCTCTCATCGCGCACAGCTCGGGGGACAGGGCCGCCTCCTCTATTACCCTCTGCGCGCCACATCCTCCCGGGACCCCTGCCCCGCGCAGGCCTGGGGTCCCCGCGACAGCACTCACCTTCGGTGGCGCCCCGGGCTTGGCTTGGGAAGGCCGGAGCGAGAGCAGCGTGAGCAGCAGGGCGCAGGCCAGCAGCTGGGAGAGGTGCATGGTGCCCGCTGGGTCGAGGACGTGTGAGGCCTGCAGGAGAGCGGGCGAGCGCGGAGAGGCGGGCTGGGCTGCGGGCGGGCGCGGGTCTCAGTGCTGTGAGGCGCCGGCTGGGTGCGCTCAGAGTCCGCAGCTGCGCTCCCGCCTTTATAATCCAACCTGCCGCTGATGTCATCCGCCCGCCCACCCGGCTGCCCCGGCCAATGGCACGGTGCACGCGGCCGCCCTGGGGCCAGGAGGGGGCCGCGGATGCTCCCCCTCCGCCGCCACCTTTATCCCAGCCCCGAGGGACCACAGGCTCGGCGGGCTCGCTTCCCGCAGCACTCAGAGCTGCAAGGCGGCGCGCGAAAGGGAGCTCCATTTGCAGCGCGCGCGCCCTGGCGTGCCCAACCTGGTGCGCCCCTGCCCTGCGCCTGCACTCATGCCTCATCACCCCGCGCTCCACCTGGAAGGGACCAGTTTTCCTCCTTGCAGGTGCAAGGACAGGCTCCGAGGAatgaagtcacttgcccaaagtcacacagtcagAAAGTTGGCGGAGCGCGAAATCCACGCAGACCTGCCTTGTTGCCAAACTCGTCCCTGGGCACCTGATGGGCGCTGGCAGGGACTTCGGCTGCGTCTTCCACCTGCTAGTCAGGGACGCTCCTGCCGCACCGACGCTGTAGGGTAGGGGCAGCAGCGGAGGATCTGGCCAGACATCCGGGTAGGAGGCGCTGGGAGAGCGGGCTTTGCCCGGGCCGCAGGGGGGAGCGCCAGTCTTCTGCAGGAAGAGCGCAAACCTTGCGcgtgggcgtgtgtgtgtgtgtgtgtgtgtgcgcgcgcgcgcgcgagCACGCGGAGACAGGAAGAGGGGCCTGCAAAGGCAGGCCCGGGATACGGTGCCCTCTTGCGTGTGCGCGGCGCAGTGTGTGTCCCCGCTGTGGCTCCAAGCTCACTCTGGCCACCGCACAGAACGTCCCCGCCGCATACCCGTGGGGGTGGGTTTGATCTGCTTGGGCCAGGGTGCGGCGAACTCTGCCTGAGCCCACTCGAGAACCCGCAACGTGGGGATGTCCACTCCAGTGTCCTGTGCTCCCTCACAGGCTAGGCAGGGAGCTCCACCCGGACTCAAACCGCGCCTGGCCTCCGTGAACCGAACAGGTTGTAGCCTTTGCGTTCTTGGCCATAGAGAGGCCCCGTCACGGCTGGCTGTCGGGACACAGCCGCGCATCCGTGCGGCTCACGACTCACTCTCCTTGGGTAAGGCTTCTCGGGCCCCAGGGAGTCAGTCTCTCGGGACGGACTGCAGAAGCGGGGATCCTGGTACCCCAAGAATTGGGTGAGATGCGCTCATCTATCTATGCCCATGCTGCCTCCGAGCAGAATTCGGATTAGAGAAGGAAGAATAAATGCAGTTGTCGCTATGGGGATGTGGTGGCAGTACCCAGGTGTGAAGATCACCCCACGGGACTCAGGAACAAGGATAGGCTTTTTCAGCGAGAGGAAGCTGCACCCccggagggagggaggctggagtGAAGAGGGGCCTGGAAGACCAGGTGCCCTGCTGTGGCTTTTGCTGGCCTTGCAGCCCAGAACTGgaaccagggaagcagcagtacCGTTGTCTGGGCCTCAGCCCCTGCTTTGGCTCACCCCTTCCCACACTTGCACCCTGAGTGGGAATCTCCAGACCACCTGGATCCTAGGTCCCTTTGTTGAGCAAATAAAATACACCTGGGGCCTGAGTTTGAAGCAGCAGAGTCCCCAGACCTGCAGGAGGATCCTGACACCAGCAGGGCATCCTGTGTGGGCCCTGGGGTGTTGACTCACCACTTCCAGGCAGCCTGCCCTGATTGCCTCTCCACCTTAACACCTGCAGGGTGGCAGGACTCTATCATTTGAGGAGAAAAAGGAGCAAAATGAGGGGGGGAGGAGAGGGAGCTTGGGGTGTGCTGTGGAAATTCCCTCTTCTCTGCCGCCTGGACAGAGAGGAATCTCACCATTGGAACTTCTCGGAGACTTGCTTTATTTATACAGGTTTAAAGAGCCCAGCCATTCAGTCTTGAGACAGCTACCAGTCTGGCATGGGGGGTTGGGGGGCAGTGGCCACACACTCTCAAGCCCACCCTTAAGTACAGGAGGTCACCTCCTTCTGCCTAAATGTCTGTTAGTTGTTCTTCATATCCTCTGTTTCCTGGATGCACTTGGTGGGGAACTAGCAGATGTCTAGGTCTTCCCTCTCTGAGCTTTGGGTCTAGATTAGAACACCCAACCCCCACCCAACCCCAGAGAGGGCAGAGCCAGCACCCTGGACTCTATCACCCTTTTTGGGAGGGGAATCATCTGGCAAGCCCCCACTTCTGACCAGTAGGCTGGGGCCATTTGGGGCAGAGCACACCCTGGAGGGGTTAACTGCAACTGGGAGGCTCCCCGGGGGCCAGTTGGGGAGCAGCTCCTGCTTAGCTGACCTGGGAGGTGGGGTGGGTCAGCGAAGTCTGTGGGGTGACCTAGAGGGACTTCCAGGAAAGGAAGTAACCAGCACATGACTTACTTGGAGACTGAAGATTTCGCCTTTGGGATTTGCCCTCTTGCAGGGCCCCCCAAAGGGGATTTTGGGTTCCTCTCAAGGGTGAGCTGCAGAGAAAGGCTCAGGCCCTTTCTTGCTGCTTTTCCCTCATGGGATCATGACAGAGGCCTGGCTGGAAGAGATGGACCCACTGTGCAGCTGAGCATAGGTCATTGGGACACTTTATTGAATGCTCAGTGTTACAACGCCTTCTGCTGGTAAAGGAGGGAAAAAGTCTGTTGGGCCTCAGTGACCTTGCTGATTCCCTGCAGCCCACACCCTCGTCCCTGCAGCCCACACCCTCGTCCCTGCAGCCTGCACCCATGAGGAAAGTCCAGTGCTCCAGAGCTGGTTTCAGCAGGAAGAACCCCCAGAAACTGACGCTTGCTTTGTAAGATGAAAAGGACAATGACATAGGGCTGTGGACACCCCAGGTGGGTCTGCCTCTACCCTGGGGTGGCCGGTGGGCTTCCTGGAGAAGGGTAAGGCCGGGCTGAGCCTGGAGACATGGCCCGCAGGCCCTGAGAGAAGAGCGGAGCAGAAGAAGACCCAGATGAAAAGCAGACTCCCTGTGGGTCAGCCATGGCTCCCTCAGCACCTGGGGCTTAGAGGGGCACCACAAGTGCCCAAAGAAAAAGTCCAATAAGAGGCCTCGCCAAAGGGCCACCATGAGAAACTGAGGGAAACAAGAAGGCCAGGGAAGTGGCCACACTCTGCTTGCCAGTTGTAGGAACAGCAGAAGGTCTCAGGTAGAGGTGTCCAAGGAGCCGGGCATGGGGAGAGGCCAGCCTAAGGTGGTCTGCAGCATTTTGGAGGAAGGAGATGTGATAGGGAGGTGTGGGGGGGGTGGTCTCCCAGGGGTGGCAGCCTTGTGCTGTTGGGCGTGGGCAACAAGCCTGTTGGGGGAGAGGGCATGGAGAGAATGAAAGGAAAAGTGGTGGGTTGGGGTGAGTGGGTGGGGGCAGAGAAGGAGCAGGCAGTAGGGAAAGTCAGAGAGAGACTGAAGTGTGCCAAGCCCCAGGTATCAGAGCCCTCATGGCTGGGACCCCGTCTCCCTCCTGGCCTCTGAAGAGGTGGGGGTACGTGGAAAGAAGAGACCGTATTCTTGTGGGctgcttcctctctctttcccctcttgCAGGGCCTTGCCACCCAGGGGCCCTTCCTTGGCACACTTGACATCCAGGCAGTTAGCCGAGCCTGATGTGAGACCTAATGCAGGCGCCTCCGGTGAGGGAGTTATTCCCCAGGGCTTCTGGGAGGCCCAGCAAGGGGGCTATGTCAGGATTGTCCTGCCCGCTCTCCCAGGAGTCCTGGTGAGCGCCTGCAAAGGAGCGCCCCCTTCTGGCCCGGTCGAAGCATGGCAAGTTCTCAGCCGCTCAtctgttttctctgtatttcatCCCAGGGGCCCCTTCCAGCTGTGCAACTTCTTAGAGAGGACACTAAACAGGCAGTGAGCAGGGCAATCGCAGCAGAGCCCTGGCCAAGTTCTGTCCCTCAGCGGGGCCTTGTGTTTCACCACCTGTAATTGGGAAAAGGTGGTCTTTGCCTTCTGGTCAGGGCAGAGAGAGTCAGGGGGCCCGGGGAGAGGGATCCCAGCCCTGGACGAAGGCAGGAGGAAGCAGCTGGAGCAGAAGAGGGATTTGAATGTTACTGCGGGGATTCATGCATTACCAGGCGGGAGGATCCggagcccccagactctctgggACCATCGGTGAGGGGGGCTTCCCCAAGCTGCCAGCCTCCCCCATAAGCCCTGCACCTCTGGGGCCTGGCCTTAAGAGGGGAGCCAGAGGCCAAGAAAGAGTCATCCATCTTTTCCAGGCCAGGACTTCAGGATAGGTTAACCTCTCATCGTGCCAGGAGGTCTTCGTCTGGCCCCAGAACACCCCCACCTGATCAGCCAGCTGCCCTTTTCCCCTTTCCCAGGGGCCCTGCCCAGCACCTGCTCCAGACGGCCTCCAACTCTGCTGATATACGCAGGCCCATGACGTCAGAGTTtaccccgccttttttttttttttttttttttcttttcaagaagAATAATACACGGGAAAGGTTTCTAATCCTTGACAGATAGGTACAGTTTCCTGGGGGGAGTAACTGCTGCCCATCTGGCTGTCAACAGGCCAATGAGGGGCAGAAGCTGCAGCCCAAACACTGAGAATTGAGCAGGGTGGTGAGGGAGAGGGGccttcccagcagaagacagcacAGCACCCAGACCTCAACATGGGGCATGCACCAGACGTTTGTAGAGGGCTGACTCTGCTGCCAGGCTCTGTGCCCTGGGTACCCAAGCTTGCCTTGGCTGGGTTCTGGCAAAATGGTGGTCATTCtggagcttctccaagcagggaGCATCTCCTTTGCTACTCTGGGGGTCCCTGCTGTGGGCCCACCTTCCTGGTCTCTACCTGGGGGAGGATGTCTCATGTCTAGTCTTGGAGACCTTGTCTCATATTTGGAGGAGGCCACAGTTTTCAAGTCTTGGTGGAggccaccacccatccatcagtttgttgtgctctgtggcttgcatgttgctgcgacgcaggaagctatgccactggtatttaaaaaaccagcagggtgacccatggtggacaggttttaacaGAGCTCCCAGacaaagatagactaggaagaaagacctggcaacctacatccaaaaattagccaatgaaaaccctatgggtcacaacagaatattgttcaatatagtcCTGGAAGGTGGGatccaacaatggacttgaatatGCCAGTGATGGTGGAATGGCAgacaactgggcagtgttttgttgtattgtACCATGACccacgagttggagttgattgaacagcaactaacaacagcagcacagtCGAAGGAAAGGGGGCTTCTCCTGCGAACAGAAGGGGCCCCAAGGGTCTCATGGAAGCCCCTTAACTCGGCACCTTCACAAAAGATCTCGTGGTGTGAGATTGTTAGCTCCAGGGCCACCGATTAGCTCAAGGGGGCCACGTCTCTGGGTTTCCCAAGCCAGAAACTCCACAGAGTGTGTGATCACCAAGTGCTCTCTGGTGAATGGTCAGTTTCTAAAGTGAGAATGGCCAAACCACATTAGCAAGAGAGAGACAGACCAACCCAGACACTAGGAAGGGCTGGAGGGAATGTACTTTCTGCAATCTGGGCTCCACAGGAATTGGAAAATACTTTTAAGCCCAAAGCTCATAAAACCATTTGAAAAACCGTTATTCCTGTGTGTGAGTTGTCTCTGGGCTCAATGTCCAAGATCACAAACCAGAGCTTTCTCCTAGCATTACCCAGCAAGGTCCCCCGTGTCCCAGCCCCGGCTGGTCAAGAAGAAGGGCTATTTCCCCCAAACGACTGCCAGTAGGGTTCAGAACTTCTCACCAAGCAGCTGATTAGGGATCTTGATCTCCACGGAGGTGGTCAGGAGGGGAGGCAGGCTCTGTGTAGTGGACACATGTCAGTGGTTTTTGCCACCTGGTATCTGAACCCACTGGAGAAGCTGAAATGCCAAGCACTTGCCTCCCTAGCCACCCTTGCAACCACTGCATGGGCACGTGACTTGCACTCCACCCATTAGATGCTCCAGCCCTAGGTTTTAAATTGGGAGCTGGTGCCTCAGGGAAGCCAGGTGTATGGGATATTCTTGATCACGCTGCAAGGGTGGTAAAAAGCAGGAGTATCCATTGTCCCATGTCAGAGTTGTCATTGACCCAAGTATCTTCATAAATATCAGTGGCAACAGTGTCACTGAGGTTCTCACCAAACCTGTTCTGTGGCTTGATATTGGGAATTCTCCTGGGTTATTTTCAAGTCTTCCTAACTACTCAGTACCCTTTTAATAAGTTCCTTTTCTACAGCCAGAGCCAGTTTCTGTTGCTTACAAGTAAGCACTGTGGATGGCCTCTAGGGTAACCTATCTATCCCCTTGGTGCCTACCGCTTGCTCTCTCCAACACTTGATTCTTGAAACAACCAATGTGCCTAGACCCCCAATGTCCCCACAGACCATGATATGAGGGTGAGGACATATCAGGGCATCCTTGCTTTCTCTCCACATTTTCAGCGATGGATAGAAGGGAAATGGGGATGATGGGTAAAATCAGAGCAGCCAAGAGGCTCCCCCAGCAAAGTGAATTATCAGGACCATGTTCAATGATGAGGCCCAGGTAGACTCTGGTGGCATCGCTGTCCTTAAAAACCatgctttaaattattttatggGGATGATTAAAAATACGACCCTGACTCTAGAATCATATAGCTCCTGACCTGAGCTCGAAGCCTGGTCGCTGTCCCCTGatctcattcttttctttttaatttctgggAGGTGTGGGAAAGACGAGACCAAACAAGTTGGATCCCTGGCCAAcgcgcctcatgtgcagccacggTCCATCTGCCAGTGCTTGTTGCTCTGATCCTGAACATAAAGAGTTAACTTAGGTAAAATGAATTTGACATCCTCGTCCGCATTACTAAATTAAGCAAATATTTCTAACTTCAGCACCTTCTTACCCCATTAGTTTCAAATGTGTTTCTCAAGCAGAATGGGCTCCACTGAGCTAACAGAAACTCAGCATGGTGAGTGATGTGTTGTGAGGAAACCCAGAGGCTGGGTGACAGCTGAGCAGGGAATGAGGTGGGGAGCTAGGAGTCTGTGTGCTGGACTGGAGATGGGGCGCCTGGCTTTGACAACAGTCTCGGGATTGAGGCGCCCAGATGGTTTGCTCCTGCCACTTCCTTTTACTTGGAGAGAATTTCCTTTTACTCTGAGGGCTCAAAGGAATTAAGTGTCATGCTCTGGATGACCAGACTCCATTCCTCCAGGTGCCAGACACCTCTTGGACTTTGGGCATATCACCTTCTCTTTGTCCCCTGGGTCCCCACCTGCCATGGACTGCAGGGCCACAGAGCAGAAGTCAGAGGGTGGGGTTGCTCGTTGAGACCCTCTGGGAGGTGAGGTTCATGGAGAAGGGTGTCTGGCCTCTGGGACTGGCTTCTGAGCCCAGCCAAGCCAGAAGGACCTCCAGGACAGGCTGGTTTCTGCCAGAAAGGCCTGCCCAGGACCTGAAATGATGTGAGATGACCCAGGAAACCTTCTCTCAAGTGGGACGATGGTGCCTACTGAGCTCTGGTGCCACGGTCCCCCTGAGGCCCAACGTGTTCATTCCCACAGCTTCCCCCAGTTGAGCGGACAGCGTAGACCGCTGTCTGTATCCCATGGCCCCTGGGCATGTTGCTAGTCCAGCCTACCACCACCGGGactcccttctctccctctgtcagctcctgGGGAATTCCTGTACACTGCCCCaatagcaggagccctggtgatgcagtggttaaagcgctcggctgctaaccaaaaggtcagcgtggtgaacccaccagccgctccaagggagaaaggtacagcgttctgcttccataaaggttacagccttggtaaccctatagggcaagttctactctgtcgttcagggttgctatgagttgaaatagacttgacagcaatgggtttggtttttttttttttttttttaaccccgaTAGccaagggcagtggtggttcagtgatagaattcttaccttctgtgcgggagacctgggttcgattctcgGCCGATGCATCTCATGTGGTTATCACCATCAGTGGAGGATTTTGTGTTCCTGtgacttttgtgttgctgtgaggctgagcaggtttcagtgagtcttccagactaagataggctgggaagaaaggcctggtgatctacttccaaaagtcacccagtgaaaaccccacGGGTCACAACGGATGTgtggggttatcatgagttggggccgacctgactgcagctaacaacccAAGTAATCCAGTCCTTGCACACTGCGTGCCACCCtacaggtgctcagtaagtgcACAGTGATTGTGCCAGGTCTCAGAGAGGCAGCAGTGCCAGCAGCCACCTCTGCCCCTcttcccccccaacccccactccCCTACAAGAAGGAAGGTGCTGGCAAAGCAGGCCCTAGTCCTGCTGCCCATCGTGCAGCTGAGGCCATGGAGGCTGAGAGGTTGCCCGACCCGCCCTCAGTCCCACACGGGGCTCAGCAGGCTGCCCGGGCCTAGCGGGGAGCTGGCTAGACTCCAGGAAGTCATGGGGACTGGCTGGGAAGTGAGCGGCCCCCTTCCCCGCTAGCTCAAACATCTGCCGAGAGGAACAGCTGTCTCCACCCTGTGCTGATCGCCTCCCGTGGGAATGTGGTATGCGGCCTGGCAGGGAACCACGGAGTTCTTGGGCCTTTGTCATATCTGTCAGTAGCCATGGCTCTGAGACTCACTCTCCCCTAGTTCCATTCTTTTCTGTTTAGTTTCTGGAAGGCCTGGGAAGGATGAGGCCAGACAGGTTGGGAGAGTTGTGGCCATAATGGACCGGGAGACCAGAGCTCTGGTGCCGGGAAACCTGCCCTCTCGGTGGCCAGCGTGAGTTCCGTGGTCTGCAGCCCGGTCTGGAAGTACAAGGCAGAGGGGTGAAATGCACAGCAGCAAAGTAAGGCCAGGGAGGGCGCTGTCTCTTCAGCTGGCCCTAGAGCAGGGCCTCTGGGTCTCACTTTGGCTTCCCAGGGCTAGGACAGGCCTGGCCCTCAGTGGAGCCCCTCCCTCGTGCATGTGACTGAATGGACAAAGCAGCTCTGATTCCCTTGGAGAAGCCCCCCTCAAACCAACCAGCATGGGGCCCGGAGGCTGCCAGGGAAAAGAGGCTAGTGCCCGGTTGGGCAAAGCCTCCATTTCTTGAGCTGGGGGTCCTCACGCCTTTGGGAA encodes the following:
- the NPPC gene encoding C-type natriuretic peptide, with the translated sequence MHLSQLLACALLLTLLSLRPSQAKPGAPPKAPRTPPGEEVTETQASGGGQKKGDKAPGGANLKGDGSRLLRDLRVDTKARAAWSPRLMHEHPNARKYKGGNKKGLSKGCFGLKLDRIGSRSGLGC